From Pelagibacterium flavum:
AGAGGCGAAAGCAAGGATGGAGATCGTTTTCAAGCCTGACCCCGCGCAGGAGGATGTCGATGCCGTTCTTGCGCCGCTTGCTGAAGCCTCCGAGAAATCACGTCCGGGCGCGAATGTGCGGCGTATCAGCTTCTTGCTCAAGGACCCGCACACCGGTGCGGCGGCTGGCGGGCTGATTGGAAATGCGATTTACGAGTGGCTGTTTATCAATCTGCTCGCAGTTCCTGAAAGCCTGCGCGGGCAGGGCTATGGTGCCGAACTCATGGCTCGTGCGGAAAGCTGGGCGCGCGAACAGAATCTGACGGGCATGTGGCTCGATACCTTTGCATTCCAGGCGCCGGAATTCTACGCCAAGCTCGGGTTCACGCCTTTCGGAACCATCAATGACCACCCGGCGGGTTCGCGCCGGATTTTCTTCCAAAAGCGGTTTGCACCGCACACTGCCTGACAAGGATCACCATGGCCTCCAACACCCTCTTCCTCCTCCCCGGCGACGGCATCGGCACCGAGATCATGGCCGAAGTCGAAAAGCTCATTGCCCATCTCAATGGAACCGGCGCCACCGATTTCTCCTATGAGAGTGGTCTGGTTGGCGGCTGCGCGTATGATGCGCATGGGGTGGCGATTTCCGAGGCGGACATGGAAAAGGCGCTGGCCGCCGATGCCGTGATCTTTGGCGCCGTGG
This genomic window contains:
- a CDS encoding GNAT family N-acetyltransferase — encoded protein: MEIVFKPDPAQEDVDAVLAPLAEASEKSRPGANVRRISFLLKDPHTGAAAGGLIGNAIYEWLFINLLAVPESLRGQGYGAELMARAESWAREQNLTGMWLDTFAFQAPEFYAKLGFTPFGTINDHPAGSRRIFFQKRFAPHTA